The Desulfurococcaceae archaeon genome segment CACCCATAATTAGCTACATGGGTTTGAGGAACTGGGTCGAGTACGCTCTAATAGGCTCTATTCGCTGGCATCTAAGCGTGAAGTGCACGGGGGCCCAGTGCCCCGTCAGCTCTGCGCCCTGGGAGTGGTTCGTAGGGTTAAACAGCTTCCCGCTCTACATATACCCCGACGGGAAGGTGCTCTACGCCGAGGGGTTCTACCCCCTGTGGCTGGCATCGCTAATACTGCTCGTGTTCTACCTCCCAGCGGTGTTCACGGGCTTCAAGGAGTACGGTTACGTAGCCCTGTTCTACGCTGGGGTTCTCGGCAGCTACGTCCTACTGTGGATTCTAGGCAGTAGAACGCAGTACAGTTTCTACGGCGTACAGCTAGCACCACTCGTCTACATGAACCTAGTTTTCGTCACGTACTTAGCGTTAACTAGAGAGGAGTTCACGCAGCGCGCCGCGAGGGCGTGGAACGCGCTAGTGCTCAAGCTCATAGGCATCCTCTTAGAGTAGAAGGCACCTAGTGCTGAGCAGTTGGACGCGGTAAAGCCCGACTCCCCGCAAGTAGCGGTGTAAACCCGCAAGGAGCGGGCGCGGAGGGCCGGGAGGCTTACTTGGCGGCGGAAAGCGGAGTCCCGTGTTTTAAAAGTAATATCCGCGAAATCCTAAGAATGGTGAAAGGCATGTTCGTGAGGCCGAGACTAAGGCTCGTAACTGTTAAAATGCCGGAGATATACCTTGAGGGCATAGACGAGCTGATCAAGATAGGTAGGTACAAGAACAGGAGCGAGGTCATCAGGGTGGCCATAAGGGAGCTGTTAAGGCGAGAACTGTGGATTAGAGAAGCAGAATTGAGCTAAGCCCGTGGCTGCGCGGTTAAGCCTCTCGCCTTGTTGAATACGAGCACCACTACCGGTTCATACTCGTCGAGTTTTTGGATTCCAAGCGGGGGGCGGTAGTCCGGGAATATCCTAAGGACATCTCTCATGTCAACGGGCTTCCTGTAGACCACGGGCATCAGCACCTCCATCGCCAGAGCCCGTTCAGCGCCCTTAATGTAGTTGAAGTCCTCTTCACCCACGCCGCTACCAGGGCTTCTCAGTAGCGTCTTAACGATGTACTCCGGCGTGCCGACAATGACGTTTCCCACGGTGTACTCCCCCATGAACGCCTTCACACTGCCTGTCACGTATAGCACGGCCCTATCGCCCGTCTTAACGGGGACGCCGTTCTTCGAGAGCTTCCTGAGGTCATACTTCTTCCTGCCGGTGAATATTCTGTACGCGAACACAGGCTTTATCGGGATGACCAGCACGTTCATTGAGAGGGTTCACCGGCACTAGCGGAGTAAACGCCGTCAGTGCATTCTAGGTGTTTAAGGGATTTTAAGCACTCTTGAGTAAATTATTGTAGTGCTGAAAGCTGGTATTGCTGATTAGTGATGAGTGATACCGGGACTTAGGAGGACATGGAGGCATGGAGGAGAAAATACGTGAAGGGATCCCCGTTCTCCTAGTAATAGACGAGAAGAGGAGGTTCGTTTTCAAGGTGGAAAGGGGGAAAATACTAGGCACGGATAAAGGTTACATCCTGCACGACCAGTTAATAGGAATCCCCTACGGCTCGGTAATCAAGACCAGTCTAGGCGCGCCGGCCCTAGTACTCAAGCCCACGGTACAGGACTACTTCGCGGGGCTTAAGAGAATTACGCAGGTCATATACCCCAAAGACGCCGCGCTCATGGTGTACCTCTCGGGAATAGGCCCGGGTAGCAAGGCGGGAGAGGCGGGTGTAGGGTCGGGCGCGCTCTCCATAGCGATAGCTTCCATCATCGGAGACGCCGGAGTACTCTACGGCTTCGATATCTCCGATGAAGCCCTCAAACACGCGTCAGAAAACCTCGAGAAGGCGGGTCTGCGTCACCGGGTTGTCCTGCTCAAGCAGGACGTGCGGGCAGACCTCAGCGTGGAGCCCCTTGACGCTTTTTTCCTAGACATACCCGATCCCTGGAACGCCGTCGCGAGCGTGAGTAGGGTGTTGAAGGCCTCGGCACCGCTACTGGTGTACGTGCCCACGGTTAACCAGGTTGAAAAGACCGTTACTGCGCTACGGGAAAGCAGGCTATTCGGAGACATTCACGCCTATGAGCTCCTACTAAGAGAGTACCAGGTAGAACCGGGAGCGGTCAGGCCGAAGACGAAAATGATCGGGCACACGGGTTACATCGTGTTCGCTAGAAAGGTACTCCTATAGGTGTTTACCCTTCACGTAGAGGTATATCGTGTGAAGGAGGCCGTTGTCATCTCTGACTTCGACTACCCTCTCCGGCTTCCACCCGGGTATCCTGAACTCGTGGCTCACTATCCTAGTACCGTTGCGGAGTTCGCGTTCAAATTTAGGTCTTAGCATCTCGTTAACGGATGTCAGTAGGAATAGCGTTATTACGGTAGCGTCCCCGATGTAGGTGTTGAAGAAGTCACCGTGCAGTATTTCGACGCGGTCATCAACCCCCTCTTCCCGCGCCTTAGAGGCCGCTAACTTGTACTTCTCGCGGTCTATTTCAATGCCGATAGCCCTCTTCGCGTTAAACTCCTTAATCGCAACTATGAGTATCCTGCCGTCACCGCAACCAAGGTCGTACACTATGTCTTCGGGACCTACGTTTGCGAGCTTTAACATGGCCCTAACTACGGGGTACGGCGTGGGTACGTATGGTACCAAGACCACGCGCGCTCACCGGGGCTCAGGAGTAAAAATTGTAAGAGAGCTCTTAAGCAGTGTTCTTGTGGAAGGCGCTAGACAGGTACCTCGACTCCGAGGGATTTAAGCTTTTCGAGCATCTCGTAAACAGCCTTTTCCTCGTCGGGCTGGAGCCTTTCGTCTAGTGGCAGGCGTGAGAGAAGCCAGTGAATGGTGCTGTCCTCCAGCTCTACCAGTATCTGTGGAAGCCAGCTCATTCCAAACTCGTCTCTATCTCCATGTTCCACCAGGTACACGTAATCCTCGACCTTGACTTCCAGCGGGACCTTTAAAATCGCGCTAAGCCTCTCAGCTAGTTTGAGCCACATTTTGTGGTATGGATGGTGCTCCGCCGTTACTATAACTACTTTAGATGCCTTCAAGCCGATCAACCCACCTGGATGATATTGTACCGGAGCTTTAAAGGCTTTTAAACAAATACCTGCCTAGGCTTTCTCTCCTCTTCAGGCCTTACTTTGATTATTCCGTAGAATATCGCGCAGGATACGCAGTAGCACCTCTTCACGGGGTACTTCATTATTACGGCCCCCTTCTTTTCGAGCTCTTCCGCGAGGCCGGGTGGAACCGGGCTGTACATCCTCGTGACGCAGACGATCTTATCTGCGGGCACCAGCGCACCGCAGTTATCACATGGCACCCTTTCAACGGAGCCCTTATCGCCTTTTCTACGTCCGCGACTTTCCCTCTTCTTGGGCAAGCAGATCACCTGAGTACCAGGTACTATGCTACTTAAAGACCCTCTTATTTTTAAGCTTTATCACCCGCTGACCCCGGAAAACGGCTGTTAGGGCTCGTGCTAGCTGTGCAGGTTCCTAGTGAACCTCGCCAAGTCACTACCACCGGCCACGTCTTCCCACTTAATGCCTAGTGCCAGTAGTAATTGCTCTAACCCCGACCTCAACATCTCTATGTACTTGTCAGTATCCACCTCGTGCTGTCTAGCCAGCTGTATTGCCTTATAGCCGTCTCCTCCCTTGACCTTCACTAACACTATGATGTCTCCTTCTTGAATATTCATGCCGTGCTTTCTAAGCTGTAACGCGGCCTTCACGTGCGGTGGTTTGTTTTTAGTGTACGCTGATGGGTCTTTCGTGAGGGCCGTCTTTATGGCTAGCATGTCCAGGGTGATCTCCTTCTGCTTCAACCCATAATAGTGCTCTTTCATGACCTTTTCAAGCCAGT includes the following:
- a CDS encoding ribbon-helix-helix domain-containing protein, producing the protein MVKGMFVRPRLRLVTVKMPEIYLEGIDELIKIGRYKNRSEVIRVAIRELLRRELWIREAELS
- a CDS encoding tRNA (adenine-N1)-methyltransferase gives rise to the protein MEEKIREGIPVLLVIDEKRRFVFKVERGKILGTDKGYILHDQLIGIPYGSVIKTSLGAPALVLKPTVQDYFAGLKRITQVIYPKDAALMVYLSGIGPGSKAGEAGVGSGALSIAIASIIGDAGVLYGFDISDEALKHASENLEKAGLRHRVVLLKQDVRADLSVEPLDAFFLDIPDPWNAVASVSRVLKASAPLLVYVPTVNQVEKTVTALRESRLFGDIHAYELLLREYQVEPGAVRPKTKMIGHTGYIVFARKVLL
- a CDS encoding DNA-binding protein → MNVLVIPIKPVFAYRIFTGRKKYDLRKLSKNGVPVKTGDRAVLYVTGSVKAFMGEYTVGNVIVGTPEYIVKTLLRSPGSGVGEEDFNYIKGAERALAMEVLMPVVYRKPVDMRDVLRIFPDYRPPLGIQKLDEYEPVVVLVFNKARGLTAQPRA
- a CDS encoding 30S ribosomal protein S26e; protein product: MPKKRESRGRRKGDKGSVERVPCDNCGALVPADKIVCVTRMYSPVPPGLAEELEKKGAVIMKYPVKRCYCVSCAIFYGIIKVRPEEERKPRQVFV
- a CDS encoding protein-lysine N-methyltransferase, with the protein product MVLVPYVPTPYPVVRAMLKLANVGPEDIVYDLGCGDGRILIVAIKEFNAKRAIGIEIDREKYKLAASKAREEGVDDRVEILHGDFFNTYIGDATVITLFLLTSVNEMLRPKFERELRNGTRIVSHEFRIPGWKPERVVEVRDDNGLLHTIYLYVKGKHL